The window GGCTTCGCCGCGCGGGCCATGGCGGTCGCGGCGCTCGTGGCCCAGCCCGGCCTCGACGGGTGGCCGGCGGTGTCGGCGTGGGCCGAGAACGCTCCCGACGTCGCCCGCGTGCGCCGCGCGGTCGGCGAGATCGCCGGCGGCGGGCTCACGCTCGCGCGGCTGACGGTGGCCTCCAGCCTGCTCGGAGATTTGGCGCGGGACGTGGCGTAGACTGCGCGTCCCGCCACGCCTGCGTTACGCGAGCCCCATGCCCCAGCACCGAACCGTCTCCCGCCGCGCGGTCGCCGCGTGGGCGCTCTACGATGCGGCGACGCAGCCCGTGTTCACCTTGCTCGCGACCTTCGTGTTCGCGCCGTTCTTCGTGTCGCGGCTGATGGACGATCCCGCGGAAGGGCAGGCGCTGTGGGGCGTCGCGGCGGGAACCGCGGGACTGATCGTGGGCCTCGCCACGCCGCCGCTCGGCGCGATCGCGGACCGAACCGGCGGCCGCAAGCTGTGGATCGCGGGGTTCTCGCTCCTGATCGTCCTCGGCGCCTCGGCTCTGTGGTTCGCGGTCCCCGGCTCGGCCTACGCGGTTCCGATCGCGCTCGGCGGGTTCGTGATCGCGACCATCGGGGCGGAATGCGCCACGGCGTTCACCAACGCCATGATGCCGACGCTGGCGCCGCCGGAGCGGATCGGCCGTCTGTCCGGCCTGGGCTGGGCGACCGGCTACGTCGGCGGCCTGATCGCCTTGGCGATCGCGCTGCTGCTGTTCTCCGCCGATCTGGAGGACGGGCTGACGCTCGCCGGGATCGCGCCGATCCTCGGGCTCGATCCCGCAACCTCCGCAGGGGATCGCGCGGCGGGCCCCTTCTCGGCGCTCTGGTACCTCGTCTTCGCCGCCCCGCTGTTCCTGTTCACGCCCGACGTGGCGGCCGGATCTCCGCGCGGCGCGGTCAAGGCGGGCTTGAGCGACCTTTGGCGGACGCTGAAGAGCCTGCGACGATCGCCGGACCTCGCGCTCTTCCTGGCCGCTCACATGCTCTACGTGGACGGGCTCACTGCCCTGTTCGCCTTCGGCGGAATCTACGGGGCGGGCGCCCTCGGCTGGGGGCCGATCGAAACCGGCGTCTTCGGGGTGCTCGTTATCGTCTCGGGGATCGGCGGATCGCTGGTCGGCGGCTGGCTCGACGACCGCCTGGGGCCGGAGCGCGTGGTTGCGTGGTCGCTCGGGCTGCTGACGGCCGCCGCGGTGGCGATCGCCTCGATCGACCGCGCGCGCATCCTGTTTGTGGTGCCGGTGACGCCCCCGGTGCCGGACGACGCGCTGTTCTCGTCCGCCCCCGAGCGGCTGTTCATCGGCCTCGCCCTGGTGCTCGGCGCGGCCTCTGGCCCGCTCCAGGCGTCCTCCCGCTCGCTGCTGGTGCGCCTCGCTCCGAAGGAAAAGCTCACGCAGGCGTTCGGCCTGTTCGCGCTGTCGGGGAAGGTCACGTCCTTCCTCGGGCCGTTCGCGGTGGCGGCCGTGACCGCGCTGACCGACAGCCAGCGGGTCGGCGTGTCGGTGCTGATCGCCTTCTTCCTCGGCGGGGCGGCGCTGCTCGGCGCCGTCCGGGTGCCCGACGCGCGGGACTAGCGGCCTCCCGCCTCAGGGCGCGGCCTTGCCGCTCACGGGTTGCGCCGCGCGCGCCGATGGCTAGAGTGCGCCGCGCTCCAAGACCCTTGCGCTCCAAGACCCTCAGGACCCTTTCGCATGTCAGACGCCGCCTCCGTGAAGAAGGTCGTTCTCGCCTACTCCGGCGGCCTCGACACCTCCGTGATCCTCAAGTGGCTGCAGACCACCTACGGCTGCGAAGTGGTGACCTTCACCGCCGACCTCGGCCAGGGCGAGGAGCTGGAGCCCGCGCGCAAAAAGGCGGAGCTGCTCGGCATCAAGCCCGACAACATCTTCATCGAGGACCTGCGCGAGGAGTTCGTGCGCGACTTCGTGTTCCCGATGTTCCGGGCGAACGCGGTCTATGAGGGGCAGTACCTGCTCGGCACCTCGATCGCACGGCCGCTGATCGCCAAGCGCCAGATCGACATCCTGCGCGCGACGGGGGCGGACGCCGTCTGCCACGGTGCGACCGGCAAGGGCAACGACCAGGTCCGCTTCGAGCTCGCCTACTACGCGCTGGAGCCCGAGGTGAAGGTCATCGCGCCGTGGCGGGAGTGGGACCTGACCTCCCGCACCCGGCTGATCGAGTTCGCCGAG is drawn from Methylopila sp. 73B and contains these coding sequences:
- a CDS encoding MFS transporter translates to MPQHRTVSRRAVAAWALYDAATQPVFTLLATFVFAPFFVSRLMDDPAEGQALWGVAAGTAGLIVGLATPPLGAIADRTGGRKLWIAGFSLLIVLGASALWFAVPGSAYAVPIALGGFVIATIGAECATAFTNAMMPTLAPPERIGRLSGLGWATGYVGGLIALAIALLLFSADLEDGLTLAGIAPILGLDPATSAGDRAAGPFSALWYLVFAAPLFLFTPDVAAGSPRGAVKAGLSDLWRTLKSLRRSPDLALFLAAHMLYVDGLTALFAFGGIYGAGALGWGPIETGVFGVLVIVSGIGGSLVGGWLDDRLGPERVVAWSLGLLTAAAVAIASIDRARILFVVPVTPPVPDDALFSSAPERLFIGLALVLGAASGPLQASSRSLLVRLAPKEKLTQAFGLFALSGKVTSFLGPFAVAAVTALTDSQRVGVSVLIAFFLGGAALLGAVRVPDARD